The genomic interval AAGGTCAAAGTTGAGGGCGTACTTGGCTATGAATCTTTGAATGCGGCGAAGGTTGGAGTCCCTTTCAACAGAGGTTGGCATTGCCGCCGCGAGTTTATGGAGGCTTACGGTCTGTACTACACACAGGGCATGGAGCATGAAAGCCATAAACTTTATGCGGGCCAGATTCATCGATTTCCCAAAATGTTCTTGCATCATCGGAAGGATTTGGTTAACTTTGCCCAAGTCCTTAAAGTCAGTTGTCTTCATACGAAAAAGCGGGCAAACTTTTCTTTAAAGATACTGATTCTTAGGGACTTTTGCAAATATAAACAACTAATAATTAGGCATATAACAACATAATTTATATTTTGTCATCTACTAAAATTTTTTACAACAAAATTGGGCCTTGCCTTTGATGATCGATAGAGGAGAAAGGGGCCAAACACAAGAACAGAAATGATGCTTCGAGCGGTTATTATCCTGTCAAGATCTAAAAATGAAATGGTTAGATTAATCAAGTTTTATTATTCTTATTTGCGCATGCAGTATTTTTAAATTTCTTCATTTATAAAAACGAAAGCTTTCAAATGAAAACGGATTGTCAAACAAATTTTATTGTTAAAATGAGACGTGTTTTTTTGAAAAACTGGATGGTAGCGGCTCTCTTCGCTGCAGTTAGCTGTGGAATGGTGGCATGCGACGATGATGACGACAATGGGGGAACGACTCCGCCGCCGACCGAACCCGATATTACGGCTGTTTGCGGTGAATATACCGGAACGATGGCTATCGTTGACGTTGTTGCACCCGTAAGTGACGACGGGACTGATGAACCTGCCGGAACATCGGTCGATGCTACGGTGACGAACGAGGCGATCGAGTTTGCCAATTTCCCGGTCCGCGATCTGATCGTCAAGATCCTCGGAACCGAGGATGGGGTCGACGAGATCATTGCGGCAATCGGCCAGATTGACTACAACGTGCCCTATACGGCCCAGATAAGTGAAGATAAGGCCTCCGTAGCCATGACCCTCAAGCCCGAAGTGCTGAAACTGACGCTACCCGGCAGTGGGGAAGAGGATCCTGGAACCGAAATTGAGGTGACCATCGAAGCGACGGATGGGACCTACACGCTGGAGTCGAAGGCACTCGAATTCGGGCTCGCTGTAGCGGGTGTGAAGGTGGCAGGCGTCGATCTTCCGGGTTTCGAATCGTTCTCGCTGGATTTCGACCTTGCAAAAAAATAGATCCGGTCGGTATCACCGACTACAACAAAGCCTCCGGAACCCTCCGGAGGCTTTGTTACATTGTCTTCACCTTTTTGAGAGTGGTTGTGTTTAGATGGAGTTCACCAATACACTCCACGGAATTGCAGCCCCAGTACGGAAGACTTGTGCGATCCTTACCATCCATTCGAGTAGCTGTTACATACGCAAGGCCGGTTACGCGTTCGATGGTTATACATGAAAGACTTTGCTGATGGCATTTTCCATGTTTTCGGTTGTCTCCTGATCAGCGGCAGCGTAACCTCACATACCATCAAGCGGTATTGCGTGTAAATTTATCGACCTCAGCTATTTAACCAGGCCTTAATACGCTCAGTCGCTCCTTGGAAACAGGAATCCGTTCCGGACAGGACGGTTCCGTATGCACAACTACCCCCCCCCTCTGGAAATAGGGTTCTATTTTGCGGATCGCTTTAACATTGACAATCACCTGCCGATTGGCCCGAAAAAAAGAATTTGGGGTCGAGCTCATCGGTCAAGGTATCCAATCGCAAGTTAAGCACGTATGAACGGTTGTCGCCGGTTATCAACTGAGTCGTTTTGTTGTGCATATAGGAGAAAAACCACTGGACTTCCA from uncultured Alistipes sp. carries:
- a CDS encoding DUF4840 domain-containing protein; the protein is MRRVFLKNWMVAALFAAVSCGMVACDDDDDNGGTTPPPTEPDITAVCGEYTGTMAIVDVVAPVSDDGTDEPAGTSVDATVTNEAIEFANFPVRDLIVKILGTEDGVDEIIAAIGQIDYNVPYTAQISEDKASVAMTLKPEVLKLTLPGSGEEDPGTEIEVTIEATDGTYTLESKALEFGLAVAGVKVAGVDLPGFESFSLDFDLAKK